The region gacgtcgtacTGGGTGACGTTAAAATAACGTCGGAAAACAAAacagacgtcacttaacgtcggggTAATAGGGGTCCGACGTTATCCAACGTCGGGGCCAAAAGTAGCAGACGTCAATTTTCGCGCTAAATGGAACCAAAAAACAGAGCAATTTGATTTCTGTTGGgctctgacagacgttaaataacgtcggccACAGTAAGCTCAGACGTTAAATAAAGTCTGTCAGAGCACCACCAGACGTCAATctgctctattttttttttaatttgattgttttCACAACATTCCCACACCTGAAAATCAGCAAATTCCCAGAacagtttcataataatttcagcacaattatggagttacagttatatctaataacacttaagtttcaacatatattctaaactaatatacacaattcccattaatcttcttgcttgttacactaaacattacaaataaaataaacacatatcaaagtcataagttgacatacaaaaattaataactttaaactaaatgagttctaacctttgaatataatactttaagttgttggcctctaggcttactcacaattctaatgaaattttggaaacataaaacatatgttagtttttataactaagtagataaataggttattgaaaaaaattaatacttactcttgtaacatatttttcaaagcagatggaatcttcctatggcataaataaaaccatacaatcgtgcattgtcttggaatgatgacacatagttgccaatgatacctaccgtcaatcacaagtacttagcagaaataattaataatacttcataaaatattactagaaaaagaaacatatgcatcaatgtatggcgcaaagtagatctctctatttgactcaaccatccatgtttacaaataaagtttgatgtggtcatgtgagtttcccgaaggttgaatggtttgaggttcaatgaatccatataCGGCagatcgaccttggtccacaatgaatctataataaatctacatacataaaataaaaattaatgcaacaataatattaaaaaatcaaatacaattagtccaattttacaaataacaataaatataattttatttcgtaattttacaaatattattataaaaattcaattaaaaaaagaaataggccaaaaaaactaaaaaaaaatagtctaagataaaaattataattgcaaataaaaaaatacaagcaattacatacatacaatgaaaaagagATAACAAGCAAACTAATCTCAAAACgatgcaaatggggatgaaaacgcataatattcggttgaaaacgcctaaaatcaatccacaatcaaatatcaactagtttggtggtgaaaaatgttCGAAACTCACCAAGAGGAGGTCGAAATAATGGTCACCGACGGGAAGGATCGCGAAACACTACAAATGAGGATGAAAACGGAAAATATTCGGTTCAaaacgcctaaaatcaatccataatcaaatcccaacaagtttggtggtgaaaaacgtTCAAAATTACCTGGAGGAGCTCGAAATGGTGGTTGCCGACGAAGAAGCTTCGCGAAAATTTGGTGGCGCGACGAAACAATTAGGGTTTATGCGTTTCGCGTAtagaaaacccaaaaattgacgTCAGGGCTGCGCGGTcagacgttacttaacgtcGGTGCAGAgggggtcagacgttaaattaagtcggggcagagtgggtcagacgttaaattaagtcggggGCAGAGAGCTCAGacgttaatttttacataacgtcGGGGTACtgtgggtcagacgttaaattacgtctgtGTTGGAATGGGCAGacgttaaaaaagtcaaataatttacaaaaatgccaccggtcATTTTTAACGTGGGACTTTTTCTAGACAGACGTTATATGGGTGACGTTATagggcttttttgtgttagtgcaagattaaaaagaaaagaaaaaaagcaatTTTCAATATTTCTATGTTTTGTTCGTAACAATCAATATGAACAAAGGTCAATCACTTTCACATGTCAACTATATGCCATTGTTTCTAGAATAAAAAGCAaggaaataattgaaaatattggATGAATATGGAAACATAACCCATAAGCTAAAAATATGATGtacaaaaaattgtttgaaaaatatttgaaaataagaaGATCTAACACTTGATAATAATACATGGTTTATCTGttattctatttataatatGCTTATTTATTTGTTGCGTATCTCTTTCTAAAATCTAAATCCACTCTTTATTGAATGAAATGCACCTTCATATgaactttataaatttttacaagATATACATAATTTCTGAGTTATACAATGATAAGTTCaagcaaaatattttaaattacaactAATTATAATAGTCTATATACATTATTTtgtatatcatttttaattatttatttatttatttaaaaaaattatattatttattgggaataaatattgaattatttattataactaatatataatgattttcacactaaattatttatttgattaatctattctaaaaatatttaaggataaatcaaactaatatatatatatatataagtttaaagAAAAATCCATTCTTATTGTGTGAAAGTGTTATAGACTAGACGGAAAGGAAAGTCTCAAAAGACAAGATCAAATTCCGCGTTAGCCACACtaatcaaacataaaaaataaaaaaaacaaagaaaaacaaaaaaaagtaacGATAGAGGAGCAAAATTCTTCACCGTTATGACCAAAAACGTTTTGTTAGGTTGACCTCCAATACAAATTTATCCACTAAACCAGTAATCCCACTATGGTGACTAATTTACTTCAAACTCctttttaatcttatattaatataattaaagtatatttgtatttaaagATTTGTTACATTAAACATAAGAAATCTCTATACTTGAGAAggattaaacaaaataataaaatcttaatgGTTCAATTATAATACAGAATATAACATTATTGTTTTAACATCTAGAAATGATGATATTAGGtatatatttgttgtttataaGAGTTAATCCACCGAATGAGTTTCAAGTCAAAAGTGGAATGGAAGCACTTAAAGTTTTCATGTAGTGGGTTGTTGAAGTCTTGAAGGTGGAAGCAGTGTCAGAGATTTACTTTTGCCACAAGTTCCATATATGCATCTTTTTCCCTAACCCTTTCATTACACTAAACACTTTACACCGAGTTAGAATGGAGTCTTGTATGAAATGGTTGCTTATCTTTCTAATCTCTCATTTTTCACTATGTGTTGTGGGTCCACAACACAATCAAAGCCTAACTTTGCGGATATCTTGTTTCGTATTTGGGTATAAATGTTGATGATCCCCCGTACAAGTGTTCAACACAATCAATCAAAGCATAGACTTGAAAGAGAGTTACAAGTAATTATGGAGTTATGGATGAGATTGTTTCTTctgtttttacattttaatttttcatcttcTCATTCCTTATGCCACCCTTATGACAACTTTCTCTTGCAGCAGTTCAATAACTCTCTTACTGTTACTTACGGTAATGAATGTTATGATCCAAAGAGAGCAACATGGAAAAATGAGTCAGATTGTTGCTCTTGGGTTGGAGTCACCTGCCACCCCATCTCCGGCCATGTGATTGGCCTTGACCTTTCCTGCAGCGGGCTTTATGGCAAAATCCATCCAAACAGTACTCTTTTCCATCTTTCCCATCTCCATTCACTTAACCTTGCTTTCAACGATTTCGATGAatctcatttttcatttcacttTGGTGCCTTTGCCAGCCTCACCTACCTAAACTTATCTAGATCTTACTTCCAAGGTCAAATTCCTTCACAAATCTCAcacctttccaaattagcctcCCTCGATCTTTCAGATAATCCTTATTTAAGGTGGAAAGAAGACAGTTGGAAGAGACTACTCCAAAATGCAACACATCTAACGGAACTTGTTTTGGATTATACAGACATGTCTTCAATTTCGATTAAGATTCTCAATTTGTCTTCCTCTTTAGTCACTCTCAGTCTTCACAATACTCAGCTAACAAAAAACTTGACAGGTGGTATCTTTTGTTTACCAAATCTTCAATACCTGTATCTTTCATATAATTTCTACCATCAAACCCAGCTTCCAAATATTTGTAGCACTACTTCTCTTAATATCTTAGATCTTTCATTTTCCCACTTCCAAGGCTCAATCCCGCCATCCTTCTCTAACCTCTCACATCTTACTTCACTAGACCTCTCATTTAACTCTTTGGACGATTCAATCCCATCCTCTCTCCTAACTCTTCCATGTCTCTCTTTTCTCAATCTCTGTGGTAATAGTCTTAGTGGTGAAATCCCAAATGTCTTTCCACAGGCAAACCAATTTAAAGAATTGCATTTCAATGGTAACAACTTAGGAGGTGAGCTGCCATCAACACTTTCAAATCTTCAACATCTCACTCTCTTGGATCTTTCAGGAAATAAATTCAGTGGTCAGATCCCAGACGTGTTTGTCGGGCTAACCAAATTGAGTTCTCTCGATCTGTCAAATAACAATTTTGAAGGAAAAATCCCATCTTCGTTGCCCGACAAAATATCAGGATTTTCAAGTCTAGTTAGCTTATCATTTGATAACAACTTGCTGAATGGGTCAATTCCTTCATGGTGTTTATCTTTGCCATCTTTGAAGTATTTAAGTATGTCAGAAAATAAGTTCACAGGGCTTATCGGTGCAAACTTATCATATTCTTTGGAGACTTTACAGTTGTCCTACAACAAGTTACAAGGTAATATTCCAGAAACAATTTTCAACCTTGTAAATCTTACTGAATTAGATCTATCATCCAATAACTTAAGTGGATATGTTCACTTTCCACTTTTCTCTAAGCTTCCAAATTTGGGATATCTTTACCTTTCCCATAATGATCAATTATCCCTAAATTTTGAATCCAATGTCAACTATACTTTATCCTGGTTAATCACATTGGACTTGTCTTCTGTGAGTTTAATTGAATTTCCGAATTTAGCAGGAAAAGTACCAGCCTTACTATATCTCTATCTATCCAATAACAAAATTGATGGAAGAGTTCCCCATTGGTTACCCAAGATTACCTCATTATATTTATTGGACCTCTCTCACAACCAATTGGAACAATCACTGGACCAATTTTCATGGAACCAACAACTCCAATATCttgattttagttttaacaAAATCTCTGGTGTCATCTCTTCCTCAATTTGCAATGCAAGTTCAATTCAGTATATTAACTTGTCTCACAACATGTTGACGGGCACCATTCCACAATGCCTTGCTAACTCATCATCATACCTTGAAGTTTTGGATCTACAACAGAACAAACTTCATGGCACTTTGCCAAGTAGATTTTCAAAGAATTGTGGGCTCAATATTCTGAATCTCAATGACAACCAATTAAAAGGTTCTTTGCCAGAATCTTTATGCAATTGCATTTGTCTGGAGGCTTTAGATCTTGCCAACAATGAACTAGAGGATACCTTTCCCCATTGGCTTACCGGTCTGCGAGATTTGAGATTATTGGTTTTGCGAGGCAATAACTTTCATGGCCCCATTGAAAATTTAAAGACCAAACATGGATTTGTGAGTTTAGTTATACTTGATATCTCTTCCAACAACTTCAGCGGCCCAATACCAAAGGTCTACATAAGAAAGTTTGAAGCCATGAAGAATGTTGTTCATGATGACGCTAGGGAATACATTGGAAATTATCCACCTATAGGAATAAAAACTGACTATTTGAATATAACAACAAAATCCATTGTTGTGACAATGGACAATATTTGGACTGACTTCGTGATCATTGATTTatcaaaaaacatatttgatgGAGAGATTCCAGATGTGATCGGAAAGCTTCGTGCTCTTAGAGCGCTAAACCTTTCTCATAACATACTTAAAGGTCCTATTCCCCAATCCCTGGCAAATTTGACAAACTTAGAATCATTGGATCTGTCCTCAAATATGCTTACTGGTATGATTCCTACAGAACTAACCAATTTGAACTTTCTGGAAGTTCTGAATCTTTCCAATAATCACATTGTGGGAGCAATACCTGAAGGAAAACAATTCAATACATTTTCCAATGATTCCTATGAGGGAAACTCAGGGTTATGTGGGTTCCCATTGACAAAAAAATGCAGCAAGGAGCCTGAAGAACATTCTCCAACTTCATTGCCCTTCAAGAGAGAAGATGGATTTGGATTTGGATGGAAAGCGGTGGCTCTGGGATATGGATGTGGAATGGTATTTGGAATGGGAATGGGATGTTGTGTGTTTTTAATAGGAAAGCCGCAATGGCTTGTGAGAATGGTTGCATGACTTGGGGTTTTCTAGTTGTACATCTTGTTCAAATTCCAAAGCCTTCatggaaaacaaaataagagCAACAACCTTGTAACTTTGCACTGCATCGGAGATTTGGTTCAAAGTTTAGTTGTAATATGAATGTGTTGTATGTCCATTATGAATATTTGATTCCAAGTTTAGTTGTAATTCATAAACTCTTCTCTGTTGGCTAAGCAACCTTCTGTTCTACTCGGCTTTTAGTTTCtgtttcttctttctcctttcttctctttcattttGCAGCCACGTTCTTTAGCCATGGGTTCTAAAACTCTGTGAGTAATATGAGTGTTTGtatctaattattttgttgATA is a window of Vigna unguiculata cultivar IT97K-499-35 chromosome 4, ASM411807v1, whole genome shotgun sequence DNA encoding:
- the LOC114181378 gene encoding receptor-like protein Cf-9 homolog; the encoded protein is MELWMRLFLLFLHFNFSSSHSLCHPYDNFLLQQFNNSLTVTYGNECYDPKRATWKNESDCCSWVGVTCHPISGHVIGLDLSCSGLYGKIHPNSTLFHLSHLHSLNLAFNDFDESHFSFHFGAFASLTYLNLSRSYFQGQIPSQISHLSKLASLDLSDNPYLRWKEDSWKRLLQNATHLTELVLDYTDMSSISIKILNLSSSLVTLSLHNTQLTKNLTGGIFCLPNLQYLYLSYNFYHQTQLPNICSTTSLNILDLSFSHFQGSIPPSFSNLSHLTSLDLSFNSLDDSIPSSLLTLPCLSFLNLCGNSLSGEIPNVFPQANQFKELHFNGNNLGGELPSTLSNLQHLTLLDLSGNKFSGQIPDVFVGLTKLSSLDLSNNNFEGKIPSSLPDKISGFSSLVSLSFDNNLLNGSIPSWCLSLPSLKYLSMSENKFTGLIGANLSYSLETLQLSYNKLQGKVPALLYLYLSNNKIDGRVPHWLPKITSLYLLDLSHNQLEQSLDQFSWNQQLQYLDFSFNKISGVISSSICNASSIQYINLSHNMLTGTIPQCLANSSSYLEVLDLQQNKLHGTLPSRFSKNCGLNILNLNDNQLKGSLPESLCNCICLEALDLANNELEDTFPHWLTGLRDLRLLVLRGNNFHGPIENLKTKHGFVSLVILDISSNNFSGPIPKVYIRKFEAMKNVVHDDAREYIGNYPPIGIKTDYLNITTKSIVVTMDNIWTDFVIIDLSKNIFDGEIPDVIGKLRALRALNLSHNILKGPIPQSLANLTNLESLDLSSNMLTGMIPTELTNLNFLEVLNLSNNHIVGAIPEGKQFNTFSNDSYEGNSGLCGFPLTKKCSKEPEEHSPTSLPFKREDGFGFGWKAVALGYGCGMVFGMGMGCCVFLIGKPQWLVRMVA